ATACTAACATGACTAGTTATTCAGAACCTAAATCTTATGCATTAGAGTCCATAGTAGCCCAAACCATAAAAGGCCCTTAATAATTACTTATCCGTTTaacatttttctttaacaCTAGTAGCCCGTTcacatcattatttaaaacagCTTATCAGTAAACAGCAAAATCAAAGTCTATGGATACTAGATCATTGtatcttttttcttctaatattattttaactgtttctaatttatcaacTAATTTAAGAGTATTTTGAATACCAATAAaagttctttttttaaaatattaatgaattgtGAATAATATATCTCCTTACTAATTACTAATGAAGTCAAACatccaaaatatattgtCCAAAATGAAATAGAATCTGGTAGACGTGTATCTGGCATCTGATACCACgattctaataaatcttctaataGCTCTGTTACGGCATATACATTAGTTTTTTCTAACTCCAAATAGAATACTTTAATGTACAAATTTAGAGCTAAAAAGATAACTTTATGCCTATTTTTACAAATAGCTCTCTGCTtgatattttctatttcgCTAAATTTTAACTTATTGGAATAATTTCTATCGTCATATCCACGTACCTTGTAAGTGTTAATatcttttgataatattctaAGAAAAGTATTACCATACTCAATCAAATTACTCCTCGagatttcttcattattaataaattttaatttcaagaTGTGATTACCGGATAGATTGATACCCCTACTTTCTTTCAGATCACATAACATGATTGATAATTCAGAAATCAAGTTTTGAATTGAGGCATTAGACCCAAATAGTAGATCATATTCTCCgctaattttgaaaaaatttattgaattataaaaagcaaaatattttctcaGTATATTTGTTGAACTTATTATGCTACTATTTTCACAAGTCAAAATAGAACATACTTCTGAATATAGAAAGAAGGATctgaatattaaatatacaTCGATTAGATCTCGATCAATGCTATTATTGTCatcaatataaatataatatctgctattatctttattgtttaaattaatttcatctttttgattaattttaatgatcTCAcgattaattaatttaaattctatcAATTctatcaataaaaataccTGATGCATATGATACCTCCATCCAGAACTTTTGCTTACTGAATTTGGGcctatcattattattgatattattagtattgtgATCCAATCTTCTAAAACTTTATCTGGCTTCAAACTTAGAATTTTAACTGATTTATGCAGAAAGTTTATGCTGGGCATTCTAATATGCCGATCCCAAAAATTAGAgtaattcaattttcttttcaaaaaatagtaattttttagCATTGTTGAGGAGAAAAATCTAACTGATTCATGAATTACTGGATAAGTTtctgataattttattaaactgCTAAAAAGTTtctttttggaaaaaatattgtttgaatttaaaaaattctttgaaaatatcgttataaatatatcccaacaaaatttgataaattctGGATCACATAAGTCGACTTTATTaatcattatttctttttggtTGTCATAATTAGATATAGAATTCCTTAAGCCATGGCTATCATATCCTTCTTTATCACCTTTTTCGACCTTATTGTTATAATTCTTCCTTCCATGGCTATCAGTTTTTCCTTCAAAGTCTATATTCAATATGTTCACACTATTTTTAACTGGATCAAAATTCTCAATTATATGATCAATATGTTTTTTAAagttcaatatatttttatcccTAAGAAACGAATCGCTaagaattggaattatatttacatCTAAATTGCAATTATTGCCGAAAGTTAAAATACTTGTTAGATGAATATCGTTTCTAGGAAAAAACATCGAgtaattgattttgtaGTTGTTAACTTCACACAAATTGCTGAAATAATTAGGCTTTAAACCCAATTcttctttcaaattaaaatgTTGATTTCCATTTGTTGAATGAAATTTTCGTTGAAGAACTTGATTATCATCCCCTGATATAATAGGTATGCCATTGGAACTAGGAGTCAAATAATTACTCGAGGATATTGTTTCAAGATGATCTGAATCTTTTGTGGAATACAAGAGAGATAAATTCGTATTCTGTTGTATTGGATTAGAAGAGATTTGGATTTTTGATGTAGTAAAAGTCGAACCATTAAGAACGCGTTTAAATAATAGGTTTGATTCATAGTTGcagttaatatttttctttacgCATCTTCTACAAATTGGTTTAATTTCATCACACTTCACATGAGCTCTTTTACATTGTGCACAGCCATGCTTCGAATATTTTGCTATTAcctttttcttatttagTTGTGGACCCATTTTCTAACTCTGAATTCAGTTAAATTAAGGGTTCTATTCAACTCGCTACCTATATTGTTCTCCTAGCTAATTAATTatctctttctttttttattttttctaatgtTTTTCTCTCTGAATTATTACacttattaatgaattttatacccaaatatattagaatattcaaaatcgataatatatatatcttaaaTCAATGTCCAGtacaaaattttttaagcGTTCAATTCAGATTTATGGAATagttaaaatttcaatgtAGTAAGCTGCAGAAAgaatcaataaaataaagaataacTGACAATCAATAAGGGAAAGATTGTATTAATAAGTTCTAGTCTTATTTGAGTATCTAATATGGTTGATCTTGTTTCTCGTTCCTTCAGGGAAatagtataataataataataataataataataataataataataataataataataataataataataataataataataataataataataataataataataataNNNNNNNNNNNNNNNNNNNNaataataataataataataataataatgatgatgaatttttaaaggtgcaaaaaaaaaaattaccgCAAATAACATCAAAATACGAAGAAAATAGTAGTTAAATACAATAATTACTACTTATATTGAAGTAAGCATTTGGGCTATTATAGGCCACGatgatatatatttacaatatttattcaatgaaattaattatttaagaagATACTGAGGGCCAGTGATTAGTTTAAATCCAAACGGTAAGTGAGCTGAAAAAAGCTTGATAAAAGTAGTCTGAagaaataacaaaaaaatagagagtaaatttaataaatgaagGAAATTATCCGATATTATGGGAAAGGAAAAACCTAAGGTTAATATATCCAATAGAGAACAATGCAATCCctcttttgaaattttatatcCTATCATAGTAGGAATTGGGAAGAAATGTAATCTAATTTAAACATTTATCCAAGATAGCATCTAACGTCCATTTTGGAACTTAATGCTTTTCAATATGACTTATTTGAAGATCTTTTATCATCAAAATTACAATTGCTTTTGCCAGTAGAGACAGTAACGTCTACGAACTGAGAAGTTATAATATCTACTATTTTT
This genomic stretch from Henningerozyma blattae CBS 6284 chromosome 1, complete genome harbors:
- the TBLA0A10770 gene encoding Zn(II)2Cys6 transcription factor domain-containing protein; the encoded protein is MGPQLNKKKVIAKYSKHGCAQCKRAHVKCDEIKPICRRCVKKNINCNYESNLLFKRVLNGSTFTTSKIQISSNPIQQNTNLSLLYSTKDSDHLETISSSNYLTPSSNGIPIISGDDNQVLQRKFHSTNGNQHFNLKEELGLKPNYFSNLCEVNNYKINYSMFFPRNDIHLTSILTFGNNCNLDVNIIPILSDSFLRDKNILNFKKHIDHIIENFDPVKNSVNILNIDFEGKTDSHGRKNYNNKVEKGDKEGYDSHGLRNSISNYDNQKEIMINKVDLCDPEFIKFCWDIFITIFSKNFLNSNNIFSKKKLFSSLIKLSETYPVIHESVRFFSSTMLKNYYFLKRKLNYSNFWDRHIRMPSINFLHKSVKILSLKPDKVLEDWITILIISIIMIGPNSVSKSSGWRYHMHQVFLLIELIEFKLINREIIKINQKDEINLNNKDNSRYYIYIDDNNSIDRDLIDVYLIFRSFFLYSEVCSILTCENSSIISSTNILRKYFAFYNSINFFKISGEYDLLFGSNASIQNLISELSIMLCDLKESRGINLSGNHILKLKFINNEEISRSNLIEYGNTFLRILSKDINTYKVRGYDDRNYSNKLKFSEIENIKQRAICKNRHKVIFLALNLYIKVFYLELEKTNVYAVTELLEDLLESWYQMPDTRLPDSISFWTIYFGCLTSLVISKEIYYSQFINILKKELLLVFKILLN